A genomic region of Kribbella sp. NBC_00382 contains the following coding sequences:
- a CDS encoding RDD family protein, giving the protein MSQLVTGEAVVLQVRIARMPTRALACAIDFVIQMIVLGTLLGFLLGFLIVEASPALGAALAIITVLLVVVGYKVVMETLTRGKTLGKLILGLKVVRDDGSSIRFRHALVRGLLWLFVDFAPWFAASPGIVASLMNKQGKRIGDMVAGTVVIRERHQPMASPPLFVPGHLVMWAQSLELSRLSDELANTCREYLARYMELEVSARVAIGDALAYRVGQVTAPAPPVHIIAPAFLSAVLAERRRRELARLATARATYSTNPYAAPTGPFGQPSQPNPYAAPAAAPNPYAVPAGPFAPPNPYGAQPPPYAPPPPPHRQPQAPSAEPTKVNAQGWHAPGSEPDQWS; this is encoded by the coding sequence GTGTCTCAGCTGGTCACGGGGGAAGCGGTCGTCCTCCAGGTGCGGATCGCGCGGATGCCGACCCGCGCACTGGCCTGTGCGATCGACTTCGTCATCCAGATGATCGTGCTGGGCACGTTGCTCGGTTTCCTGCTCGGGTTCCTGATCGTCGAGGCCAGCCCGGCGCTCGGTGCCGCGCTGGCGATCATCACCGTATTGCTGGTCGTGGTCGGGTACAAGGTCGTGATGGAGACGCTGACCCGGGGCAAGACGCTCGGCAAGCTGATCCTCGGGCTCAAGGTAGTCCGCGACGACGGCAGCTCGATCCGGTTCCGGCATGCGCTGGTCCGCGGGCTGCTCTGGTTGTTCGTGGACTTCGCGCCCTGGTTCGCGGCCAGCCCGGGGATCGTGGCGAGCCTGATGAACAAGCAGGGCAAGCGGATCGGCGACATGGTCGCGGGCACGGTGGTGATCCGCGAACGGCACCAGCCGATGGCGTCGCCGCCGCTGTTCGTACCGGGGCATCTGGTCATGTGGGCGCAGTCGCTGGAGTTGTCGCGGCTGTCGGACGAACTGGCCAACACGTGCCGCGAATACCTGGCCCGCTACATGGAGCTGGAGGTCAGTGCCCGGGTGGCGATCGGCGATGCGCTCGCCTACCGCGTCGGACAGGTGACGGCTCCTGCCCCGCCGGTCCACATCATCGCGCCCGCGTTCCTGTCCGCAGTACTGGCCGAACGCCGCCGCCGCGAGCTGGCCCGCCTAGCAACGGCTCGAGCGACGTACAGCACCAACCCGTACGCCGCCCCGACCGGCCCCTTCGGCCAACCCAGCCAGCCCAACCCGTACGCCGCGCCAGCCGCTGCGCCCAACCCGTACGCCGTTCCGGCTGGGCCGTTTGCGCCGCCGAACCCGTACGGCGCGCAGCCGCCGCCCTACGCGCCACCCCCACCGCCGCACCGCCAACCGCAAGCACCCTCTGCGGAACCCACCAAGGTCAACGCCCAGGGCTGGCACGCACCGGGCAGCGAACCCGACCAGTGGTCCTGA
- a CDS encoding stage II sporulation protein M produces MDVEAFVSVHQPQWDRLAALTRRQRRLTGAEADELVSLYQRVGTHLSALRASGADPVTIGRLSGLIGDARGAVTGAQAPVWRDISRYFLVSFPAALYASRRWWLTIGLLFYLVAAWMAWRIIAHPEVLDSVTTPAQIQQLVDKDFANYYSENPAQDFALRVWINNATVSAAVLAIGVLLVPTMFVLWSNAMNLGINAGVMIGHDRAGVFFGLITPHGLLELTAVFVAAAAGLRLGWSWIAPGPRTRMHALAQTGRATVGMAIGLGVILLITGLIEAFVTPSGLPTAVRVGIGVLVEIGFFVYVWTLGRRAARAGEYGDIELAEREASAPVSA; encoded by the coding sequence ATGGACGTCGAGGCGTTCGTGTCCGTGCATCAGCCGCAGTGGGATCGGCTGGCCGCGCTGACCCGGCGGCAGCGCCGGTTGACCGGTGCTGAGGCCGATGAGCTGGTATCGCTCTACCAGCGGGTGGGGACGCACCTGTCCGCGCTCCGGGCGAGTGGAGCCGACCCGGTGACGATTGGCCGGCTCTCTGGTCTCATCGGAGATGCAAGAGGCGCAGTGACGGGTGCACAGGCACCTGTCTGGCGTGACATCTCCCGGTACTTCCTGGTGAGCTTCCCTGCCGCCCTGTACGCGTCCCGCCGCTGGTGGCTCACCATCGGCCTGCTGTTCTACCTCGTAGCGGCCTGGATGGCGTGGCGGATCATCGCGCACCCAGAGGTGCTCGACTCGGTCACTACCCCGGCGCAGATCCAGCAGCTCGTCGACAAGGACTTCGCCAACTACTACTCCGAGAACCCGGCCCAGGACTTCGCACTGCGCGTCTGGATCAACAATGCGACGGTCTCGGCCGCAGTACTGGCTATCGGCGTACTGCTGGTCCCGACGATGTTCGTGCTGTGGAGCAACGCGATGAACCTCGGCATCAATGCCGGGGTGATGATCGGCCACGACCGGGCCGGCGTGTTCTTCGGCCTGATCACGCCACACGGCCTGCTAGAGCTGACTGCGGTGTTCGTCGCGGCGGCGGCCGGCCTGCGGCTCGGCTGGTCGTGGATCGCGCCTGGCCCGAGAACCAGGATGCACGCGCTGGCGCAGACCGGTCGCGCCACGGTCGGGATGGCGATCGGTCTTGGCGTCATCCTGTTGATCACTGGTTTGATTGAAGCGTTCGTCACGCCGTCAGGGCTCCCGACCGCGGTCCGGGTCGGCATCGGCGTACTGGTCGAGATCGGGTTCTTCGTCTACGTCTGGACGCTCGGCCGGCGGGCTGCCAGGGCCGGCGAGTACGGCGACATCGAGCTGGCCGAGCGCGAGGCGAGCGCGCCCGTCTCCGCCTGA
- a CDS encoding DUF1206 domain-containing protein has product MRTAQQAQNSRLYAVAITVGLIAYGVVHLLIAWISLQLAWGKSSEGADQQGALQELASKPFGGVLLWIVAVGLLALVIWKVLELVYGHLDTEKKVSSIGRGVVYLALSISAAKVAMGSSQSGRSQSSGMTAKLMQNGAGRVLVVIIGLVIIGVGVRQIYKAVTKKFTEDLTGGVSESTIMLGRVGYAAKGIAFIIVGGLFAYASIDYDPKKAGGLDAALRTIKDQPFGSVLLTLMALGIACFGVYCFVWSRNAKH; this is encoded by the coding sequence ATGAGGACCGCCCAGCAAGCACAGAACAGTCGCCTGTACGCCGTCGCGATCACCGTCGGCCTGATCGCCTACGGCGTCGTCCACCTGTTGATCGCGTGGATCTCGCTGCAACTCGCCTGGGGAAAGAGCTCAGAGGGCGCCGACCAGCAAGGCGCACTGCAGGAGCTGGCCAGTAAGCCGTTCGGTGGCGTGCTCTTGTGGATCGTCGCGGTTGGGCTGCTGGCGCTGGTGATCTGGAAGGTGCTGGAGCTGGTCTACGGTCACCTCGACACGGAGAAGAAGGTCTCGTCGATCGGCCGCGGCGTCGTCTATCTCGCGTTGTCGATCAGCGCGGCCAAGGTCGCCATGGGCTCCTCGCAGTCCGGCCGTAGCCAGTCGAGCGGAATGACCGCGAAGCTGATGCAGAACGGCGCCGGCCGGGTGCTGGTCGTGATCATCGGCCTGGTGATCATCGGCGTCGGCGTCCGCCAGATCTACAAGGCGGTGACGAAGAAGTTCACCGAGGACCTGACCGGCGGCGTCTCGGAATCGACCATCATGCTCGGCCGGGTCGGCTACGCCGCCAAGGGCATCGCCTTCATCATCGTCGGCGGCCTGTTCGCCTACGCGTCGATCGACTACGACCCGAAGAAGGCCGGCGGCCTCGACGCAGCGTTGCGCACGATCAAGGACCAGCCCTTCGGCTCAGTGCTGCTCACCCTGATGGCTCTCGGCATCGCCTGCTTCGGCGTCTACTGCTTCGTCTGGTCCCGCAACGCCAAGCACTAA